The following proteins come from a genomic window of Streptomyces sp. GS7:
- a CDS encoding type III effector protein, producing the protein MTAADQPSTTSTDAHSPASFLAAAAALNAINDALHTAQHETPGSPGTGPGPEQALASLMLLRQVREQLAGWETGLIETARDAGASWADLAHPLGVTSRQAAERRYLRGRPGPAGTTGEQRVTATRQARAAQRTTATWARHNAADLRRLAGQITALTNLPPTARRPLSELHAALAHNDPADLIAPLTATRPHLAATHPGLAAQLDSLTPP; encoded by the coding sequence GTGACCGCAGCAGACCAGCCGTCCACAACCAGCACCGACGCCCACAGCCCGGCGTCGTTCCTCGCCGCCGCGGCGGCCCTCAACGCCATAAACGACGCCCTGCACACAGCCCAGCACGAGACCCCTGGCAGCCCCGGCACCGGGCCGGGCCCGGAGCAGGCCCTGGCCTCCCTGATGCTGCTGCGGCAGGTCCGCGAGCAGCTCGCCGGATGGGAGACCGGCCTGATCGAAACCGCCCGCGACGCGGGCGCCAGCTGGGCCGACCTCGCCCACCCCCTCGGCGTCACCAGCCGCCAGGCCGCCGAACGCCGCTACCTGCGCGGCCGCCCCGGCCCCGCCGGCACCACCGGCGAACAGCGCGTCACCGCCACCCGCCAGGCCCGCGCCGCCCAGCGCACCACCGCCACCTGGGCCCGCCACAACGCCGCCGACCTACGCCGCCTCGCCGGCCAGATCACCGCCCTCACAAACCTGCCCCCCACCGCCCGCCGCCCGCTCAGCGAGCTCCACGCGGCTCTCGCCCACAACGACCCCGCCGACCTCATCGCCCCCCTGACCGCCACCCGCCCCCACCTGGCAGCCACCCACCCCGGCCTCGCCGCCC
- a CDS encoding Hsp20/alpha crystallin family protein — protein sequence MLMRTDPFRELDRLAQQLMGPGTWSKPSAMPMDAYREGDEYVVAFDLPGVTADAIDIDVERNMLTVKAERRPVAKADDVQMELSERPLGAFSRQIVLADTLDTEHIQADYDAGVLTLRIPIAERAKPRKISIGVGSGRKEISG from the coding sequence ATGTTGATGCGCACTGACCCCTTCCGTGAGCTGGACCGGCTGGCACAGCAGCTGATGGGCCCGGGCACCTGGTCCAAGCCGTCGGCGATGCCGATGGACGCCTACCGCGAGGGCGACGAGTACGTGGTGGCCTTCGACCTCCCCGGTGTCACCGCGGACGCGATCGACATCGACGTCGAGCGGAACATGCTCACCGTCAAGGCCGAGCGCCGGCCGGTGGCGAAGGCCGACGACGTGCAGATGGAACTGTCCGAGCGGCCGCTGGGCGCCTTCTCCCGCCAGATCGTGCTCGCCGACACCCTCGACACCGAGCACATCCAGGCCGACTACGACGCGGGCGTGCTCACCCTGCGCATCCCGATCGCCGAGCGCGCCAAGCCCCGCAAGATCTCCATCGGCGTCGGCTCCGGCCGCAAGGAGATCTCCGGCTGA
- a CDS encoding DUF2267 domain-containing protein — protein sequence MTLRREAFLDHVRERGEYETVQEAERAARVVLALLGAHLVGEVRAQLAARLPEEFALILLNPLQSAEPLPPERFVRATAAWIEGATEHTATWDVSAVLSTVADTAGNDLTGQILLQLPAGYDLLFGRPQPT from the coding sequence ATGACTCTGCGACGCGAAGCGTTCCTCGATCACGTGAGAGAACGCGGTGAGTACGAGACCGTGCAGGAAGCGGAGCGGGCGGCCCGCGTGGTTCTCGCCCTGCTCGGCGCGCACCTGGTCGGCGAGGTCCGAGCCCAGCTCGCCGCACGCCTGCCGGAGGAATTCGCACTGATCCTGCTGAACCCGCTGCAGAGCGCCGAACCGCTGCCCCCCGAACGGTTCGTCCGCGCGACCGCGGCCTGGATCGAAGGCGCCACCGAGCACACCGCGACCTGGGACGTCAGCGCCGTCCTGTCCACGGTCGCCGACACCGCCGGCAACGACCTGACGGGGCAGATCCTGCTCCAGCTCCCCGCCGGCTACGACCTCCTCTTCGGCCGCCCACAACCCACCTGA
- a CDS encoding DUF2267 domain-containing protein: protein MITDVRAPQGHQQPYETAYEQMLEKVRYEGAYPTREKADEAVRLVLGGLGRQLTGDERVDLAACLPLEAARVLTAQIPDTQPLTGWAFVKDLAARSGASLATTRWDTGSVFAAVTAHAGPDLITRILYQLPTGYALLFGRAELAPAA, encoded by the coding sequence GTGATCACCGACGTACGCGCACCTCAAGGGCACCAGCAGCCGTACGAGACGGCGTACGAGCAGATGCTGGAGAAAGTCCGCTACGAGGGCGCCTACCCCACCCGCGAGAAGGCCGACGAAGCCGTCCGCCTCGTCCTGGGAGGGCTCGGGCGTCAGCTGACCGGCGACGAACGCGTCGACCTGGCCGCCTGCCTGCCCCTGGAGGCCGCACGTGTCCTGACCGCACAGATCCCCGACACCCAGCCGCTGACCGGCTGGGCCTTCGTCAAGGACCTCGCCGCCCGCTCCGGCGCCTCCCTGGCCACCACCCGCTGGGACACCGGCTCCGTATTCGCCGCCGTCACAGCCCACGCCGGCCCCGACCTGATCACCCGCATCCTGTACCAGCTTCCCACCGGCTACGCCCTGCTGTTCGGCCGCGCCGAACTCGCCCCGGCCGCGTAA
- a CDS encoding recombinase family protein, which produces MTDPQPPSSTDRSDADDVEQHACPKCGAQPGSPCRSRGGAVASAYHTRRFTMVPRLKKALRVPTPADRGPGRPWRPGTPPPAPIDPDLPSADIRIGYARCSTLGQELDSQLDALAGHGIPRDKIFSEKISTRVRVRPKFEEALRTAREVKAHAPHCRVIFTVYEIKRLGRDAAELTALADHLTAHGLILEMLAGPLPGIYDPTGPGKLLFAFFAAMAETERENIRESTLEGLDTAARKGKHGGRPPVITDDMLHTVLRRRAGGESVEQIQPDLIIPIGKRKDRTPPSPASTGPSPNTPSARRTPKPSPRPTPTSQPSRPAARFLSPVPEPRPWRRGDGLCRRAGSRG; this is translated from the coding sequence ATGACAGACCCTCAGCCCCCTTCCTCGACCGACCGGTCGGACGCGGACGACGTGGAGCAGCACGCCTGTCCGAAGTGTGGCGCCCAGCCCGGCTCGCCCTGCCGCTCGCGCGGCGGCGCGGTCGCCTCCGCCTACCACACCCGCCGCTTCACCATGGTGCCCCGGCTGAAGAAGGCGCTGCGGGTCCCGACCCCGGCGGACCGGGGCCCGGGCCGGCCGTGGCGGCCGGGCACCCCGCCGCCGGCGCCCATCGACCCGGACCTGCCGAGCGCGGACATCCGCATCGGCTACGCGCGCTGCTCGACGCTCGGGCAGGAACTTGATTCCCAGCTCGACGCGCTCGCGGGGCACGGCATCCCGAGGGACAAGATCTTCAGCGAGAAGATCAGCACCCGGGTGCGGGTCCGCCCGAAGTTCGAGGAGGCGCTGAGGACGGCGCGGGAGGTCAAGGCACACGCCCCGCACTGCCGGGTCATCTTCACCGTGTACGAGATCAAGCGGCTCGGCCGCGACGCCGCCGAACTCACCGCCCTGGCGGACCATCTCACCGCCCACGGCCTCATCCTGGAGATGCTCGCCGGCCCGCTGCCCGGCATCTACGACCCCACCGGGCCCGGGAAGCTGCTGTTCGCGTTCTTCGCGGCAATGGCGGAGACGGAGCGGGAGAACATCCGGGAGTCGACGCTGGAGGGGCTCGACACCGCGGCCCGCAAGGGCAAGCACGGCGGCCGGCCCCCGGTCATCACCGACGACATGCTCCACACTGTGCTGCGGCGCCGCGCGGGCGGCGAGTCCGTCGAGCAGATCCAGCCCGACCTGATCATCCCCATCGGCAAGCGCAAGGACAGAACCCCTCCGTCGCCAGCATCTACCGGGCCCTCGCCGAACACGCCAAGCGCGAGGCGTACCCCGAAGCCGTCGCCCAGGCCCACTCCGACTTCGCAGCCCTCCAGGCCAGCGGCGCGCTTCCTGAGCCCCGTACCGGAGCCGAGGCCGTGGCGACGCGGTGACGGCCTCTGTCGCCGGGCGGGATCAAGGGGCTGA
- a CDS encoding GNAT family N-acetyltransferase: MDQDTVLAVFDREMRQGIRADGPGARVERVGGVVRHVGADADGWNGVVWSELDEATADAAIAEQVEYFTWLGRGFEWKLYGYDRPADLPGRLRAAGFVPEPEETLMVAEIKDLPTSVELPEGVRLLPVTDAAGVELAVAAQERAFGEARQYHRHLLLGQLAAGLPPAVVAMAGDVPVSAARMELHPGTSFASLWGGGTVPEWRGRGVYRALVAFRTRIAAEHGYRYLQVDASDQSRPILRRLGFVPLATTTPYVHTLG; encoded by the coding sequence ATGGATCAGGACACAGTGCTGGCGGTCTTCGATCGCGAGATGCGGCAGGGCATCCGGGCCGATGGGCCCGGAGCCCGGGTAGAGAGGGTGGGCGGCGTCGTACGTCATGTGGGCGCAGACGCCGACGGCTGGAACGGGGTCGTCTGGTCGGAGCTGGACGAGGCCACGGCAGACGCCGCGATCGCGGAACAGGTGGAGTACTTCACCTGGCTCGGGCGCGGGTTCGAGTGGAAGTTGTACGGGTACGACCGGCCGGCCGACCTGCCCGGACGGCTGCGGGCAGCGGGTTTCGTACCCGAGCCGGAGGAGACGCTGATGGTCGCCGAGATCAAAGACCTGCCCACGAGTGTCGAGCTGCCCGAGGGTGTTCGCCTGCTCCCGGTTACCGATGCTGCCGGGGTCGAGCTCGCGGTGGCCGCGCAGGAGCGGGCGTTCGGCGAGGCACGGCAGTACCATCGGCATCTGTTGCTCGGCCAGTTGGCCGCCGGCTTGCCTCCCGCGGTCGTCGCCATGGCCGGTGACGTGCCGGTGAGCGCCGCACGGATGGAGCTGCACCCGGGGACGTCCTTCGCGAGCCTGTGGGGCGGGGGCACGGTGCCGGAGTGGCGCGGCCGGGGCGTCTACCGGGCCTTGGTCGCCTTCCGTACCCGCATCGCCGCCGAACACGGCTACCGCTACCTCCAGGTCGACGCGTCCGACCAGAGCCGTCCGATCCTGCGACGCCTCGGGTTCGTACCGCTGGCCACCACCACCCCGTACGTCCACACGCTCGGCTGA
- a CDS encoding TetR/AcrR family transcriptional regulator, protein MQKDPKELPLRERKKLRTRQDLVDTALELFTARDFTAVTLDEIVDAVEVSKRTFFRTFTSKEDVALAPEKELWAAYLTDIETRPLTGEHLLGAYKDALFAALEQMTDGWEQRFLASRSLADRTPTLTAHSLRHCSEVSANVVRIVADRLAGQVPGHTELRLLLDLMLAAWHCALEAWTASHTARQDRPALIRHMHKAFAAIPAVAALAAQDS, encoded by the coding sequence GTGCAGAAGGACCCGAAGGAACTGCCGCTGCGTGAGCGCAAGAAGCTGCGGACCCGTCAAGATCTGGTCGACACGGCCCTCGAACTGTTCACCGCTCGGGACTTCACCGCGGTCACACTCGACGAGATCGTCGATGCGGTAGAAGTCTCCAAGCGCACCTTCTTCCGCACGTTCACCTCGAAGGAAGACGTGGCACTGGCCCCTGAGAAGGAACTGTGGGCCGCCTACCTCACCGACATCGAGACCCGGCCCCTGACCGGCGAGCACCTGCTTGGCGCCTACAAAGACGCGCTGTTCGCGGCACTGGAACAGATGACGGACGGCTGGGAGCAGCGCTTCCTGGCCAGCCGCAGCCTGGCCGACCGCACCCCCACGCTGACCGCGCACAGCCTTCGCCATTGCTCAGAGGTCTCCGCGAACGTCGTTCGCATCGTCGCAGACCGGCTGGCCGGACAGGTCCCCGGCCACACCGAACTACGCCTGCTGCTCGACCTCATGCTCGCCGCCTGGCACTGCGCGCTGGAGGCATGGACCGCATCACACACCGCACGGCAGGACCGCCCTGCACTCATCCGGCACATGCACAAAGCCTTCGCAGCGATCCCCGCGGTCGCGGCACTGGCAGCACAGGACAGCTGA
- a CDS encoding zinc-binding dehydrogenase: MKALTIDHSAPGSLAFTTVADPEPAAHQALVQVHSFSLNAGEVHHVVPEGEAGTVPGWDAAGVVVRAAADGSGPVAGTPVVTVGDDGAWAELRVVDTDLIGTVPEGADLGPMSTLPVAAGTALRALHRIGPILGRRVLVTGAGGGVGRFTLQLAARGGAHVTAVTSDPAKADALCALGADEIVTDLAALQHLEPVHGVVELVGGAHMVAAHGALAENGVLVAAGHISGDGEQFPYGALFGNGRRHNRQIATYYLLDDAVGLGADLTWLAALTARGELDPQVALRTDWTQVARAAAELAGRRVPGKAVIDIH; this comes from the coding sequence ATGAAGGCACTGACGATTGATCACTCAGCCCCAGGAAGCCTTGCGTTCACCACGGTCGCCGACCCCGAACCCGCCGCCCACCAGGCCCTGGTCCAGGTCCACTCGTTCTCCCTCAACGCCGGCGAGGTCCACCATGTGGTCCCCGAGGGTGAAGCCGGTACGGTGCCCGGCTGGGACGCCGCGGGTGTGGTGGTCCGGGCAGCCGCCGACGGCTCCGGTCCCGTGGCCGGCACCCCCGTCGTCACCGTGGGGGACGACGGCGCCTGGGCCGAACTGCGCGTCGTGGACACCGACTTGATCGGCACCGTGCCCGAAGGAGCCGACCTTGGCCCGATGAGCACACTGCCGGTCGCAGCGGGCACGGCCCTGCGCGCCCTGCACCGCATCGGCCCGATCCTGGGACGACGCGTGCTGGTGACCGGCGCGGGCGGCGGCGTGGGCCGCTTCACCCTGCAACTCGCGGCCCGGGGCGGCGCACACGTCACCGCAGTGACCAGCGATCCGGCGAAGGCGGACGCGCTGTGCGCACTCGGCGCCGACGAGATCGTCACCGACCTGGCCGCGCTCCAGCACCTCGAACCGGTGCACGGCGTGGTCGAACTGGTCGGCGGCGCCCACATGGTCGCCGCACACGGTGCCCTGGCCGAGAACGGCGTGCTGGTTGCTGCCGGGCACATATCCGGCGACGGCGAGCAGTTCCCCTACGGCGCCCTCTTCGGCAACGGCCGTCGCCACAACCGTCAGATCGCCACCTACTACCTGCTGGACGATGCCGTAGGTCTGGGCGCCGACCTCACCTGGCTGGCCGCACTCACCGCCCGCGGCGAGCTGGACCCGCAAGTCGCCCTGCGTACCGACTGGACGCAGGTGGCGCGGGCAGCCGCCGAACTGGCAGGCCGCCGCGTGCCGGGCAAAGCCGTCATTGACATCCACTAG
- a CDS encoding aldo/keto reductase, whose amino-acid sequence MEYVKLGGTGLTVSRIALGCMGFGGSGHGHNPWALDEEAAAPVFRRAVELGITFWDTANVYGGGASEELVGRAVRRYTRREDVVLATKVGLPMHDGPGGSGLSRKAILAQVDGSLARLGTDYLDLYQLHRFDPATPVEETVAALREVVAAGKVRYVGASSMWAWQFAKLQHTAARDGGPAFVSMQHQYSLMQREEEREMFPLLADQGVGSLVWCPLASGRLARPYGQATARSAGDPVARRFFADVDRPIVDAVQSVAGARGLPMAQVALGWVLGNPVVTAPVIGATRPDHLDDAAAALDVRLTGDELATLERPYTPRLPTGF is encoded by the coding sequence ATGGAGTACGTCAAACTCGGCGGCACCGGCCTGACGGTCAGCCGGATCGCGCTCGGCTGCATGGGCTTCGGCGGCAGCGGCCATGGGCACAACCCATGGGCGCTGGACGAAGAGGCAGCGGCGCCGGTCTTCCGGCGGGCGGTCGAGCTCGGCATCACCTTCTGGGACACCGCCAACGTGTACGGCGGCGGTGCCTCGGAGGAACTGGTCGGCCGCGCGGTGCGGCGGTACACCCGTCGCGAAGACGTCGTCCTCGCGACGAAGGTGGGCCTGCCGATGCACGACGGCCCGGGCGGCTCCGGGCTGTCCCGCAAGGCGATCCTGGCGCAGGTGGACGGCTCGCTGGCCCGCCTCGGCACCGACTACCTGGACCTCTACCAGCTGCACCGCTTCGACCCGGCGACCCCGGTCGAGGAGACCGTGGCGGCCCTGCGGGAGGTGGTGGCGGCCGGGAAGGTCCGGTACGTGGGTGCCTCCTCGATGTGGGCCTGGCAGTTCGCCAAACTGCAGCACACCGCGGCGCGGGACGGCGGCCCGGCCTTCGTGTCGATGCAGCACCAGTACAGCCTGATGCAGCGCGAGGAGGAGAGGGAGATGTTCCCGCTGCTCGCCGACCAGGGGGTGGGCAGCCTGGTGTGGTGCCCGCTCGCCTCCGGGCGGCTGGCCCGCCCGTACGGGCAGGCGACGGCCCGCTCGGCCGGGGATCCGGTCGCCCGGCGGTTCTTCGCGGACGTCGACCGGCCGATCGTGGACGCCGTGCAGTCCGTCGCGGGGGCCCGGGGCCTGCCGATGGCGCAGGTCGCGCTCGGCTGGGTGCTGGGCAACCCGGTGGTCACCGCCCCAGTCATCGGCGCGACCCGCCCGGACCACCTGGACGACGCGGCGGCCGCGCTGGACGTCCGGCTGACCGGCGACGAACTCGCGACGCTGGAGCGTCCGTACACCCCCCGGCTGCCCACCGGGTTCTGA
- a CDS encoding NADPH-dependent FMN reductase, whose protein sequence is MEKNTHKLVILVGSVREGRFGPVVSSWVAEQAVAHGGFEVEVVDLAEVDLPLALPSAPPKFAGADYPRPAGMAGLTEALEGADAFLIVTPEYNHSYPASLKAAIDWHFTQWTAKPVAFVSYGGAAGGRHAVLHLENVLTELHAVTIRDGLAFPNYFTAWTDGRPDDPQAAGYAKTMLDQLSWWAGALKHARAAEPYPA, encoded by the coding sequence ATGGAGAAGAACACGCACAAGTTGGTGATCCTCGTCGGCAGCGTCCGGGAGGGCCGGTTCGGCCCGGTGGTGTCCTCGTGGGTGGCCGAACAGGCCGTCGCGCACGGCGGGTTCGAGGTGGAGGTGGTCGACCTGGCCGAGGTGGACCTCCCACTGGCCCTGCCCTCTGCCCCGCCGAAGTTCGCGGGCGCCGACTACCCCCGCCCGGCCGGGATGGCCGGGCTGACCGAGGCCCTGGAGGGCGCGGACGCCTTCCTGATCGTCACGCCGGAGTACAACCACAGCTACCCTGCCTCGCTGAAGGCCGCCATCGACTGGCACTTCACCCAGTGGACGGCCAAGCCGGTCGCCTTCGTGAGCTACGGCGGCGCGGCAGGCGGCCGGCACGCCGTGCTGCACCTGGAGAACGTGCTGACCGAGCTGCACGCGGTGACCATCCGGGACGGCCTGGCCTTCCCGAACTACTTCACCGCCTGGACGGACGGCCGCCCGGACGACCCGCAGGCGGCCGGCTACGCCAAGACCATGCTCGACCAACTGTCCTGGTGGGCGGGCGCGTTGAAGCACGCGCGGGCCGCCGAACCGTACCCGGCATGA
- a CDS encoding helix-turn-helix domain-containing protein, with the protein MGTPLGDFIRAKRDSIQPETLGLPDHGRRRSPGLRRSDLAVRAGISVEYLTRLEQGRDRNPSPAVVHTLADALSLDPAERGHLRYLAKITGGACAGHTRPAPPPRDVRPAVRETLRLLEPGVAAVTNRLGDILAHTSGYAAVLGTTGLLDGPAPNLTRYVFTDPRSRTLFPDWDEVADEQAFDLWLGPSAENSEWLSTELAPVAGSEFTRRLGNHRVPRRGPLRLQHPAGPELRLLRESLDLTADAQQLLVLLPADEDTAAHLDRLTQPAPARLRAIS; encoded by the coding sequence ATGGGCACACCACTGGGGGACTTCATCCGCGCCAAGCGCGACAGCATCCAGCCCGAGACGCTCGGCCTGCCCGACCACGGCCGCCGCCGCTCGCCCGGGCTGCGCCGCTCCGACCTGGCCGTCCGCGCCGGCATCAGCGTCGAGTACCTGACCCGGCTGGAGCAGGGCCGCGACCGCAACCCCTCCCCGGCCGTGGTCCACACGCTCGCCGACGCCCTCAGCCTCGACCCCGCCGAGCGCGGTCACCTGCGCTACCTTGCGAAGATCACCGGCGGCGCCTGCGCCGGCCACACCCGGCCCGCCCCGCCGCCCCGCGACGTCCGCCCGGCCGTCCGCGAGACCCTGCGCCTGCTCGAACCGGGCGTCGCCGCCGTCACCAACCGCCTCGGCGACATCCTCGCCCACACCAGCGGCTACGCCGCCGTCCTCGGGACGACCGGCCTGCTCGACGGCCCGGCTCCGAACCTCACCCGCTACGTCTTCACCGACCCCCGGTCTCGCACCCTCTTCCCCGACTGGGACGAGGTCGCCGACGAGCAGGCCTTCGACCTCTGGCTCGGCCCCTCGGCCGAGAACTCCGAGTGGCTCAGCACCGAACTCGCCCCCGTGGCCGGCTCCGAGTTCACCCGCCGCCTGGGCAACCACCGCGTCCCCCGCCGCGGACCGCTCCGCCTCCAGCACCCGGCCGGGCCCGAACTCCGCCTGCTGCGCGAGAGCTTGGACCTCACCGCCGACGCCCAGCAGCTCCTCGTCCTGCTCCCTGCCGACGAGGACACCGCCGCCCACCTCGACCGGCTCACCCAGCCAGCCCCGGCCCGCCTGCGGGCGATCTCCTGA
- a CDS encoding NAD(P)-binding domain-containing protein has protein sequence MEEDTVQRIGIIGVGEIGRAIVEGLRNEGSALPDVFLSPRGARTAAELSERYEGVQVCADNQEVVDRSELVVIAVRRQDHHEALTGLKVNDDKIVVNLIAGVATDDLRRTLATGAPIVRAIPLPAVRERRSVTVTCPSHPAVDSLFDQLGGALPVADEGAFNVFSALTGTLTAHYTYLATLTSWAVGNGIAPDAADRYVRGLFQNVGRSLDDETRPLHQLAADHETPKGNNERIRTTWFDPANAAALEEALDGLLADLN, from the coding sequence ATGGAGGAAGACACAGTGCAGCGCATCGGCATTATCGGAGTGGGCGAGATCGGCCGGGCCATCGTCGAGGGCCTGCGCAACGAGGGCAGTGCGTTGCCAGACGTCTTCCTGTCTCCCCGAGGGGCCCGCACCGCCGCCGAACTGTCCGAGCGCTATGAGGGCGTCCAGGTATGCGCCGACAACCAGGAGGTTGTGGACCGCTCCGAGCTGGTGGTCATCGCCGTGCGCCGCCAGGACCACCACGAGGCCCTCACCGGGTTGAAGGTGAACGACGACAAGATCGTGGTCAACCTGATCGCCGGCGTCGCCACCGACGACCTGCGCCGGACCCTCGCCACCGGCGCCCCGATCGTCCGCGCCATCCCGCTGCCCGCAGTGCGCGAGCGCCGCTCCGTCACCGTGACCTGCCCCTCGCACCCAGCGGTCGACTCCCTCTTCGATCAACTGGGAGGAGCGCTCCCCGTCGCGGACGAGGGCGCCTTCAACGTCTTCTCCGCACTGACCGGGACGCTCACCGCCCACTACACCTACCTCGCCACGCTCACCTCTTGGGCTGTCGGCAACGGCATCGCCCCCGACGCCGCCGACCGCTATGTGCGCGGCCTCTTCCAGAACGTCGGCCGCTCCTTGGACGACGAGACCCGCCCTCTGCACCAACTCGCCGCCGACCACGAGACACCCAAAGGGAACAACGAGCGCATCCGCACCACCTGGTTCGATCCGGCCAACGCCGCAGCCCTCGAGGAGGCCCTGGACGGCCTCCTCGCCGATCTGAACTAG
- a CDS encoding aldo/keto reductase, with protein MNPTLGPDGPAVSRLGLGCMSMTGIYGPTDPHEAAATLLEALDSGVTLFDTGDFYGDGVNEELLGRSLAPHRDRVVLATKTGVRRTAEGLVPAGSPNDLQRACEASLRRLRTEHIDVYYLARIDPAVPVEESVGALADLVAQGKVGHIGLSEVSAATLRRAHAIHPISAVQTEYSLWERHVEIDILPTIRSVGATLIAYSPLGRGLLTGSVRATTRYEPGDFRATAPRYNGHDLKANLAIVDAITHLAAAKSATPAQIALAWLLTRGGDVIPIPGSSRRPHLRDNLAALDLHLTATDLGDIDAAVPDAGAQGARYGDHGIALIDQ; from the coding sequence ATGAACCCCACCCTTGGACCCGACGGCCCGGCGGTCTCCCGACTCGGCCTCGGCTGCATGAGCATGACCGGCATCTACGGCCCCACCGACCCGCACGAGGCCGCAGCCACCCTGCTGGAGGCCCTCGATTCGGGCGTGACACTGTTCGACACCGGCGACTTCTACGGCGACGGAGTAAACGAGGAACTCCTCGGTCGGTCCCTCGCACCGCACCGCGATCGCGTCGTACTGGCCACCAAGACCGGAGTCCGCCGCACCGCCGAAGGCCTGGTCCCCGCCGGCTCACCCAACGATCTGCAGCGTGCCTGCGAAGCCTCGTTGCGCCGGCTGCGCACCGAACACATCGACGTGTACTACCTAGCCCGCATCGACCCCGCCGTGCCTGTCGAGGAGTCCGTCGGCGCCCTGGCCGACCTGGTGGCCCAGGGCAAGGTGGGCCACATCGGCCTGTCCGAGGTCTCGGCCGCCACCCTCCGCCGCGCCCACGCCATCCATCCGATCAGCGCCGTCCAGACCGAGTACTCGCTGTGGGAACGCCATGTCGAAATCGACATCCTGCCCACGATCCGCAGTGTCGGCGCCACTCTGATCGCCTACAGCCCTCTCGGTCGCGGTCTGCTGACCGGGTCCGTCCGCGCCACTACACGGTACGAACCCGGCGACTTCCGCGCCACCGCTCCCCGCTACAACGGCCACGACCTCAAGGCCAATCTCGCCATCGTCGACGCCATCACCCACCTCGCCGCTGCCAAGAGCGCAACCCCCGCTCAGATCGCCCTCGCCTGGCTCCTCACCCGCGGCGGCGACGTCATCCCCATCCCCGGCAGCTCCCGCCGCCCCCACCTGCGCGACAACCTGGCCGCCCTCGACCTGCACCTGACCGCCACCGACCTCGGCGACATCGACGCCGCCGTTCCCGACGCCGGGGCCCAAGGGGCCCGGTATGGCGACCACGGCATCGCCCTGATCGACCAATGA
- a CDS encoding alpha/beta hydrolase, producing MSETTTAIRPPEPDFSAITAEELLAYRDAENRFRASGEARAILGEPDPGAAIDWQEIALPGRALPVRVYRPAPTGDDEAAARTDLPLVVHVHGGGFVGTAVQCDWTNSHLAARLPALVVSVEHRLLAPGSPLAHAADDGWDVLRHVMRHAAQWGVDPARAAVFGESCGALISALTAIRAREAGLELTAQVLVNPAVDVTETMFEYPSIAGYAYSPTRALPLLRLFQRLAVPPGADAGAVSPLHADDLSGLAPALVVVPTQDAVADHGRRYAERLREAGTSARLSEYPGAKHAFLTLPGVEPQAAVAQAEILAFLRAALAK from the coding sequence ATGAGCGAGACCACCACCGCGATACGGCCGCCGGAGCCGGACTTCTCGGCGATCACAGCCGAGGAGCTGCTCGCCTATCGCGACGCGGAGAACCGCTTCCGGGCCTCCGGCGAGGCGCGGGCGATCCTCGGAGAGCCGGATCCCGGCGCTGCGATCGATTGGCAGGAGATCGCGCTGCCCGGCCGCGCCCTCCCGGTCCGGGTCTATCGGCCGGCGCCGACGGGAGACGACGAAGCCGCAGCTCGAACCGACCTGCCTCTCGTGGTCCATGTCCATGGAGGCGGCTTCGTGGGCACGGCGGTGCAGTGCGACTGGACCAACAGCCACCTCGCCGCCCGACTGCCCGCCCTCGTCGTCTCGGTCGAGCACCGCCTCCTCGCCCCCGGCAGCCCGCTCGCGCACGCCGCTGACGACGGCTGGGACGTGCTCCGGCACGTGATGCGGCACGCCGCGCAGTGGGGCGTCGACCCGGCGCGCGCGGCCGTCTTCGGTGAGAGCTGCGGCGCGCTGATCAGCGCGCTGACGGCCATCCGGGCCAGGGAAGCCGGGCTGGAGCTCACGGCGCAGGTGCTGGTCAACCCCGCAGTCGACGTGACCGAGACGATGTTCGAGTACCCCTCGATCGCCGGGTACGCATACAGCCCGACCCGGGCCCTGCCACTACTCCGGCTCTTCCAGCGGCTCGCCGTCCCGCCGGGAGCCGACGCCGGCGCCGTCTCGCCGCTGCACGCGGACGACCTGAGTGGGCTCGCCCCGGCGCTCGTGGTGGTGCCCACCCAGGACGCGGTCGCCGACCACGGCCGCCGCTACGCCGAGCGACTGCGCGAGGCAGGGACCTCTGCGCGACTCTCCGAATACCCGGGCGCAAAGCACGCGTTCCTCACCCTGCCCGGCGTGGAACCACAGGCCGCGGTCGCCCAGGCGGAGATCCTCGCGTTCCTCCGCGCGGCCCTGGCAAAGTGA